The Streptomyces sp. NBC_00335 DNA window CGCGAGATGGAGCGGCTCCGCGAGGAGCTGGCCCACGTACGGGAACTGCAGCGCACGGGCGTCGACCAGGTACGGGCCGAGCTGGACGCGGCGCGCAAGGAAGCGGAATCGCTTCAGCGCAAGCTGCGCAGTGCCCTCAGCGACGTCAAGCGGGGCGACGCCGCCCTGCGCAAGATCAACGCGGAGGTCGACGGCATCCGCGCCGAGGCGGCCGCCCAGGTGACCACCGCGGAGAGCGAGACCCGTCGGCTCAAGTCCCGCCTCGCGGAGGTGGAATCGGCGCTGGAGACCTCGCGCCGGGCCACCCGCGAGGGGCGCAGCATCGAGGACATGCGGCTGCGGCTGCTGCTGGACACCGTGCTGGACGCGGCCGCGGGACTGCGCCGGGAGCTCGCGCTGCCGCCGGTCTCCACGCGGCCCGCCGACACGGTCGAGGCGGTGGAGCCGGGCCGGATGACCCCGAAGGACATCGCGGCGCGCGCCCTGTCGGAGACCGACCCGGCGCTGCTGGACCAGCTGCTGGCGCTGCCCCAGGCCCATCTGGTGGTCGACGGCTACAACGTCACCAAGACCGGCTACCCGACGATGCCGCTGGAGAAGCAGCGCCTGCGGCTGCTGGGCGGGCTGTCGATGCTCGCCGCGCAGACGGGCGCCGAGATGACCTGTGTCTTCGACGGGGCGGAGCTGGCGGCCCCCGTGCTGCTCGCGCCGCCGCGCGGGGTGCGGGTGCTGTTCTCCAAGGCCGGGGTGACGGCGGACGAGCTGATCCGCCAGCTGGTGCGCGCCGAACCGGCGGGCCGTCCCGTGGTGGTGGTCTCCACCGACCGCGAGGTCGCCGACGGTGTGGCCAAGGCCGGGGCGCGGCCGGTGACGTCCGCCTTGTTGCTGAAGCGGCTTTCGCGCGTTTCGTAACTACTGGGCCCAATGCCGGAATTGATAGGGCGCCGCGGGAACGTACCGTCAAGTCATCGACACAGAGCGTGCGCTGTAGGTAAAGAACCTGGTCGGACGGCGAGTTTTTTGCCGACAGGATTTGAACTGATCACAGAAGGGTCACTAGGGTCAGTCAAACCTTCGTGCGGTAGTTCACTCATTCGGGGTGGCAGCGAAGGTGTCGCCGAGTCATGCGTTCTTCGGCGGCTCTAGGAAGAAGGAGATCGCCTTCGTGGCGTCCCACCGTCGACCCAAGCCGCCGACCCGCATGCGCACCACCGTGCTCGGCGTCACCGCGGCAGCCGCCGTGGTCCTCTCGGGGCAGGCCGCTCACGCCGCCCCGGCCAAGCCCAGCAAGGACGAGGTCAAGGCCAAGGTCGACGCCCTCTACGAAGAGGCCGAGCAGGCGACCGAGAAGTTCAACGGGGCCAAGGAGCGCCAGGACAAGCTCGAAACCGAGATCGGGCAGCTCCAGGACCAGGTCGCCCGCGGCCAGGAGGACCTCAACGCGCTGCGCGGCACGCTCGGTTCGATGGCCAGCGCCCAGTACCGCAGCGGCGGCATCGACCAGTCCCTCGCGCTCTTCCTCTCGGCCGACCCGGACAGCTACCTCGACAAGGCCTCCACCCTGGAGCAGTTGAGCGGCAAGCAGGTCGAGGCGGTCCAGAAGATCCAGGCCAAGCAGCGCACCCTCGCGCAGCAGCGCCAGGAGGCCGCGGGCAAGCTCACCGACCTCGACGCCACCCGCAAGGAGCTCGGCGAGAAGAAGAAGGCCTCCCAGGACAAGCTCGCCGAGGCCCAGGCGCTCCTCAACACCCTGACGGCCCAGGAGCGGGCGCAGATCAAGGACGAGGACAGCCGCGCCAGCCGCAGCGCCGGCGAGCGCGTCCCCGACCTCGGCAACGCGAAGCCCTCCGGTCGGGCCGGCGCCGCCCTCGCGGCCGCCCAGACCAAGATCGGCAGCGCGTACATCTCCGGTCACGAAGGGCCCAACACCTTCGACTGCTCGGGTCTGACCCAGTGGGCGTACAAGCAGGCCGGCGTGAACATATCGCGCACCACCTTCACGCAGATCAACGACGGCACCCGGATCGGCAAGAGCCAGCTCCAGCCGGGCGACCTGGTGTTCTTCTACGGCGACCTGCACCACGTCGGCCTGTACGCGGGCGGCAACCAGGTGCTGCACGCCTCGAACCCGCGCAGCGGCGTCAAGTACGAATCGATCAACAACATGCCGTTCCAGTTCGGCGTGCGAGTGGGCTGACGCCCCCTGCGCCCAGGGCTCGACCGGACGCGCCGCACACCGCCCATCCGGGCGAATTCCGAGGCCCCGCTCTGACCACACGCCCCGCCGGTGACCTGCGTCTCCGACGGGGCGTCACTGTGCGTGCCCGCCGCGGGTCGTTGGCCGGTGCCCTCCCGCGCGGCTACTGTCTGCCAGCGCGGAACCCCGGCACACGGCCGTCCACGGAGGGCGGACCCGGTCCCGCCCAGCAGGAGGGAGCGGTTTCACGTGGCGTCCCATCGCCGGTCCGGGCCCAGCGCCCTCGACCGGAACACCAAGGTCACCGTCCTCACCGCCGCCGCGGCGGGAGCAGCGGTAGTCATGTCGGGCGCACCCGCCGGTGCGGCCCCCGGCCTCCCGCAGGAGCCCTCCGCGGGCACCCGCGCCCAGGTCGACCGGCTCTTCGAAGAGGCCGAACAGGCCACCGAGCGCTTCAACCAGGCGGGCGAGCGCGCCGGCCGCCTGCGCACCGAAGTCGACCGGATCCAGGACGCGGTGGCCCGCGGGCAGGACCGCATCAACACCATGCGCGGGGTGCTCGGCGCCTACGCCGGAGCCCAGTACCGGGCCGGCAGCATCGACCCCGCCGTCGAGCTGATGCTCTCCGAGGACCCGGACGACTACCTCGCCAAGGCCTCCGCCCTCGACCGGCTGTCCGGCCACCAGGCCCGCCAGCTCGACGAACTGCGCTCCGAGCAGCGCCGGCTCGGTCAGGAGCGCCAGGAGGCCTCCCGCAAGCTCTCCGAACTCGACTCCCTGCGCGCCGCCGTGGCGAAGGAGAAGCGCGCCGTGACCGCCAAGCTCGCCGCGGCCCGCCGGCTGCTGAACGCGATGCCCACGCAGGAACGCGCCGACTTCGACCGCGCCTCCCGCTCCGGCGGCCGCCCCGACGCCCTGCCCGAGCTCCCCGACCCCGCCGCCTCCGGGCCCTCCTCCGGCCGCGCCGCGACCGCCGTGATGGCGGCCCGGTCCGCCGTCGGACGGCCCTACGTATGGGGTTCCACCGGCCCCTCCGGCTTCGACTGCTCCGGGCTGATGGTGTGGTCGTACCGGCAGGCGGGCGTCGCCCTGCCCCGCACCTCGCAGGCGCAACGGCACGCCGGGCGGCGGGTGCCGCTGTCGCAGGCGCGCCCCGGGGACCTGGTGACGTACCGCTCGGACGCCAGCCACGTCGGCATGTACGTCGGCAACGGCCAGGTGGTGCACGCCCCGTACCCGGGGGCGCGCGTGCGGTACGACCCCGTCGGGATGATGCCCGTGTCCTCGGTGACCCGGCCCTAGGGATCGCGCTGCGTACGATCGGGTGATGCTCCCGGTCCTGGGCCGTGCACCTCGGTGTACCCCTCCGCGCACCCCTGTCAGGCGCTCGCGCGCGCTGCCGCTGGTGCTGCTCTGCCTGCTGCTGCTCTGCGTGCCGCTGGCCGGATGCGGCTCCGGGGCTCCTTCCGGGTCCGGATCCGGGGCCCCTTCGGCTTCGGCGGACCCCGCCGGGCGGGACGTCCGGCGGGCCGTCGCCGACTGGTCGGCGGCCCCGCCCGCGGCCCTCGCCGCGATCCCGCTGGAGGGCTGGTCGTACGAGGTCTCCACGGTCCGGGTGGAAGGCGTACGGGCCTTCGCGCGCGCCGAGCTGCGCTACCGGCTCACCGGCTACGACGCCGCCCCGGCCGGCTCCGCCCGCGAGGTGGAACTCACCCGCGACGGCGGCCCCTGGACGGTGACCGCCGACCGCCCCGCCCCCGGCGCCCTGCCGCAGCTGTGGGACCAGGGCCCGGTGACGGTGGAGCGCGGGGCGCGCGCCCTGGTGCTCGGCGGCGCCGGCCAGAGCGCCGGCCCCCTCTCCGAGATCGCCGCCGAGGCCGACAAGGCGGTGCCCGCGGCGAGCGCGGCCTGGCCGCGGCCGTGGGCGGGCCGGGTGGTGGTGCTGGTCCCCGGCTCGCTGGACGCGATGGCGGCGCTGCTGGGGCGTCCCGCGGACGAGTACCGCGGCCTGGGCGCCGTCACCACCGGGCGGACCGGGGCGGGCCCCGCCCCCGCCGACCGGGTCGTGGTGAACCCGGAGGGGTACGGGCAGCTCACGGCGGAGGGCCGCCAGGTGATCCTGACCCACGAGACCACCCACGTGGCCACCCGGACGGCGACCACCGCCAAGACCCCGCTCTGGCTCTCCGAGGGCTTCGCGGACTGGGCCGCGTACCGCGACAGCGGGCGCACCCCGGCCGAAGCCGCGCCGTCCCTCGCCCGCGCGGTGCGCCGGGGCGACCTGCCGGCCGCTCTCCCGGAGCCCGGGGCCTTCGCCTTCGGCGGGGACGCGGACGCTCTGGCGCGGGCCTACGAGGGCTCCTGGATGGCCTGCCGGCTCATCGCCCGGCGGTGGGGGGACGCGGCACTGGTCTCCCTGTACGAGAAGTCCGGCCGGGAATCCCTCCCGACGGCGGTCGCGGACACCCTGAACACGGACCCCGCAGCGCTGACCCGTGCCTGGCAGCAGGACCTGACCCGGGAGTTCCGCTAGCCCGGCGGGCCCTGGCCCGATCGCGCGGCGCCGTTGCCGGGGGCCGGCCCCCGGACCCCCGCTCCTCAAACGCCGGAGGGGCTGATCTCGCCCCGGCGCCGCCGCCCGCGCACCGCCCCGAAGGGCGGAGCCCCACAGGTTCCGAGCCCGCGGGGCAGAGCTCCGCGCGCTCCCGCACCGCAGGTCACCGCCCCGCAGGGCCCCGCTCCGGTAGGGTCGGCAGGCGATGGACAAGACGCTGATCGTGACCAACGACTTCCCGCCGCGGCCGGGGGGCATCCAGGCCTTCCTGCACAACATGGCGCTGCGACTCGACCCCGACCGGGTCGTGGTCTACGCCTCCACCTGGAAGCACTCGGCAGAGGCCCGCGCCGCCACCGCCGCCTTCGACGCGGAGCAGCCCTTCCAGGTGGTCCGCGACCGCACGACGATGCTGCTGCCGACCCCCAGGGTCACCCGCCGGGCCGTGGGCCTGCTGCGCGAACACGGCTGCTCCTCGGTGTGGTTCGGCGCGGCGGCCCCGCTGGGCCTGATGGGGCCCGCGCTGCGCCGGGCCGGCGCGCGCCGGATCGTGGCGACCACGCACGGGCACGAGGCGGGCTGGGCGCAGCTGCCGGTCGCGCGCGGGCTGCTGCGGCGCATCGGCGAGGGCACGGACACCCTGACCTACCTGGGGGAGTACACCCGTTCGCGGATCGCCCCGGCCCTGACGGACCGGGCGGCGGCGCGGATGACGCAGCTCCCGCCGGGGGTGGACGAGAAGACCTTCCACCCGGGTTCGGGCGGCGCGGAGGTCCGGGCGCGGCTCGGACTGACGGACCGGCCCGTGGTCGTCTGCGTCTCGCGGCTCGTTCCCCGCAAGGGCCAGGACACGCTGATCGAGGCGATGCCGCGGATCCTGGCGGCGCTGCCGGACGCCGTCCTGCTGATCGTGGGCGGCGGCCCCTACGAGGCCGATCTGCGGGCACTGGCCGCCAAGGCCGGCGTCGCCGAGTCCGTCGTCTTCACGGGCGCCGTCCCGTGGTCCGAACTGCCCGCCCACTACGGGGCCGGGGACGTCTTCGCGATGCCCTGCCGGACCCGGCGCGGCGGGCTCGACGTGGAGGGCCTCGGCATCGTCTACCTGGAGGCGTCCGCCACGGGCCTGCCGGTGATCGCGGGCGACTCCGGCGGCGCCCCGGACGCCGTACTGGACGGGGAGACGGGCTGGGTGGTCCCCGGCGGCGCCCCGGCCGAGACCGCGGAGCGCGTCCTGGCCCTGCTCCGGGACCCGGCCCTGCGCGCGCGCATGGGCGAGCGCGGCCGTGCCTGGGTCGAGGAGAAGTGGCGCTGGGACCTGCTGGCGGAGCGCCTGCGCGAGCTGCTGTAGCTGACGCCGGGCCCGCTGCCCGGGATCCCCTTTCCGTACGGAGAGGGGATTATCGCCGCTGGGGGCCCGATCGCGGGCAGAGTCGATCAAACCGCTCGGGCCGCGGCGGGCCCCGCCTACGGTCGAGCCATGTCTGACTGTTACTCAGAAGCGTGTCAGTGCGGGTTATGGCCGGTTGGGCGGAATCCGCTCATGATGCGCGCATGACACCAAACCTGACGCGTCGTCACGTTCTCGGTCTCGGCGCCCTGCAGACCGCGGCCGCCCTCGGATTCACCCGGATCGGCCTGCAGTCCGCGGCCGCCGCCGAGCCCGCGGCCGCCACGTACGCCCCGGCCATCGTCGTCGGCTCCGGCTACGGATCCGCCGTCGCCGCGCTCCGCCTCGGCCAGGCCGGAGTGCGGACCGTCGTCCTGGAGATGGGCCGGCTCTGGGACACCCCGGGCGCCGACGGGAAGGTCTTCCCCGCCACCTCCGCCCCCGACCAGCGCTCGATGTGGTTCCGCAACCGCACCGAGGCCCCGCTCGCCCAGTTCCTCTGGCTGGACGTGGTCAACCGCAACATCAGCCCGTACCCCGGCGTCCTGGACCGGGTGAACTACGGGGACATGTCGGTGTACGTGGGCCGCGGCGTCGGCGGCGGCTCCCTGGTCAACGGCGGCATGGCGCCCACGCCGAAGCGCTCGTACTTCACCGAGGTCATGCCCCGGGTCGACGCCGACGAGATGTACGGCACCTACTACCCCCGGGCCCGCGCCATGCTCGGGGTCAACGACATCGACCCGGCCTGGTTCGAGTCCACGGAGTGGTACCGCTTCGCCCGGATCTCCCGCAAGCACGCCCAGAAGACCGGCCTGAAGACCACCTTCGTCCCCAACGTCTACGACTTCGAGTACATGAAGCGCGAGGCCGCCGGCACTGCCACCCGGTCCGCCCTCGCGGGCGAGGTCATCTACGGCAACAACCACGGCAAGAAGAGCGTGGACAAGACCTACCTCGCCGCCGCCCTGGGCACGGGGAACGTCACCATCGAGACCATGCAGCGCGTGGTCGGCGTACGGCAGGACCCGGCGGGCGGCTACGTCCTGACCGTCCAGACCAGCGACCTCACCGGCCGCGTCACCCAGGTCCGCGAACTGGGCTGCAAACAGCTCTTCCTCGGCGCCGGCAGCCTCGGCACCACCGAGATCCTGCTGCGCGCCCGCGAGACCGGCACCTTGCCCGGCCTGAACGACAAGGTGGGCCTCGGCTGGGGCCACAACGGCAACGTCATGACCGCCCGCGCCAACCACCTGTGGGACACGGTCGGCGCCAACCAGGCCACCATGCCGGCCCTCGGCATCGACGACTGGGACAACGCCTCGAACCCGGTCTTCGCCGAGATAGCCCCGCTCCCGATGGGCTTCGAGCACTGGATCTCGATGTACCTGGCCATCACGAAGAACCCGGAGCGCGGGCACTTCACCTACGACGCCGCCAGCGACTCGGCGAAGCTCCGGTGGACCCGGGACCAGAACACCCCGTCCGTGCAGGCCGCCAAGCGCCTCTTCGACCGGATCAACCGGGCCAATTTCACCATCTACCGCTACGACCTCTTCGGCGACAACAAGAACTTCGCCGACAACTTCACCTACCACCCGCTGGGCGGCTGCGTCCTCGGGGACGCGACCGACGACTTCGGCCGCGTGAAGGGCTACCAGGGCCTCTACGTCACCGACAGCTCGCTGATCCCCGGATCGCTCGGGGTGAACCCCTTCGTGACCGTCACCGCCTTGGCGGAGCGGAACATGGCGCGGGTCCTCGCCGAGGACCCGCGCTAGCCCCGGAAGGCACGCACTAGCCCCGGTAGAGGGCTTCGATCTCGTCCGCGAAGTCCTTCGCCACCACATTCCGCTTCAGCTTCAGCGAAGGCGTGATGTGCCCGGACTCCTCCGTGAACTGGGAGGGCAGAATGCGGAATTTCCGCACCGATTCCGCCTTGGAAACCGCCGCGTTGCCGTCGTCCACGGCCTTCTGGACGGCGGCGATGAGATCCGCGTCCTCGCGCAGGTCGGCCGCCGTCACGCCGGCCGGCTTGCCGTGCTCCGCGGCCCAGCGGCCCAGGAACTCCTCGTCGATGGTGACCAGTGCGGCCACGAACGGCCGCGCGTCGCCGACCACCATGCACTCCGCGACCAGCGCGTGCGCCCGGATCCGGTCCTCGATCACCGCGGGCGCCACGTTCTTGCCGCCCGCCGTGACGATGAGCTCCTTCTTGCGCCCGGTGATCGCCAGGTAGCCGTCCTCGTCGAGCGTGCCGACGTCGCCGGTGTGGAACCAGCCGTCGGTCAGCGCGTCGGCGGTGGCCGTCGGGTTGTTCCAGTACTCCTTGAAGATGTGCTCGCCGTGCAGCAGCACCTCGCCGTCGTCGGCGATGCGCACCACGGAGCCCGGGAGCGGCTGGCCGACCGTACCGATCTTCGTCTTGTCCCACGGGTTGAAGGCCGTGGCCGCGCAGGACTCGGTCAGGCCGTAGCCCTCCAGCACGGTGAAGCCGATGCCGCGGAAGAAGTGGCCGAGCCGCTCGCCCAGCGGGGCCCCGCCGGAGATCGCGTACTCGCCGCGCCCGCCGAGGACCGTGTGCAGCTTGCTGTAGACCAGCTTGGAGAAGACCTTGTGCTTCAGCTTGAGGCCCAGGGACGGTCCGCCCGGCAGGTCCAGCGCTCGGCTGTACGCGATCGCCGTCTCGGCCGCCGCGTCGAAGATCTTGCCCTTGCCGTCGGCCTGGGCCTTGGCGCGGGCCGAGTTGTAGACCTTCTCGAAGACGCGCGGCACGCCGAGGATCAGCGTGGGCCGGAAGGACTGCAGCTCGTCGGTGAGGTTCTTGATGTCCGGTACGCAGCCCAGCCGGATCGGCGCCAGCACGGCCGCCACCTCCACCAGGCGGCCGAAGACGTGCGCGGCCGGCAGGAAGAGCAGCACGGAGCACTCGCCGGTCCGGAACAGCGGACGCAGCCGGGCCACGATGTTGCCGCACTCGGCGAAGAAGCTGCGGTGGGTCAGCACGCAGCCCTTGGGGCGGCCGGTGGTGCCGGAGGTGTAGACGATGGTGGCCGGGTCGTCGGCGCCCGCGAGCGCGCTGCGCTCGTCGACCTCGGCGTCGGAGATGCCGGCGCCGGCCGCCTTCAGCGTCTCCAGGGCGCCCTGCTCGATCTCCCAGACCTCGCGCAGCTCCGGCAGCCGGTCGCGCAGGGCGGCCACGGCCGCGGCGTGCCCGGGGGACTCCACGACGACGGCGACGGCGCCGGAGTCGCCGAGGATCCACTGGATCTGCTCGGGGGAGCTGGTCTCGTACACGGGGACCGTGACGGCGCCCGCGCTCCAGATCGCGAAGTCGATCAGCACCCACTCGTAGCGGGTGCGGGAAATCAGGGCGACCCGGTCGCCGGGCCGGATGCCGGCCGCGATCAGGCCCTTCGCCGCGCTGCGGACCTCCGCGAGGAACTGCGTCGCGGTGACGTCCTGCCACGCGCCGCCGACCTTGCGGGCCATGACGGCGACGTCTGGATGCTGAGCGGCGTTGCGGCGGATGAGATCCGTCAGGTTCCCGTCCGACGGGACCTCGTACAGGGCCGGAAGGCTGAACTCGCGCAAGACTGCTGCTCCTCTGGGCGCCATCGCCACCATGTGGACCGACCGGACGTTACCCACCGGTAGTGGGTTCCGGATAGAGGGAACCGGCCAGATGTTCCCTGCGTCACATGCCGCGGCCGTGTCCTACCGACGATAGTCGACCCGGTTTGCGACTCGGAAGTAACCGCAGGTCCGGCCGCCTGGCCCGATTCCCTACCCGCGGTGGCCAAGCGCCCCTAGGGTGGCCGCATGGGTGGCTCTATGGGTGGTACGCAGAACCGGACACGGATCCACGTCGTCAGCGACGTCCACGGCAACACCGAGGCCCTGGCGCGGGCCGGGGAAGGCGCCGACGCGCTGATCTGCCTCGGCGACCTCGTCCTCTTCCTCGACTACGCCGACCACTCGCGCGGCATCTTCCCCGACCTCTTCGGCGTCGACAACGCCGACCACATCGTCGAACTGCGCACCGCCCGCCGTTTCGAGGAGGCCCGGGACTTCGCCCGCGGACTGTGGGCCGGGCTGGACCGCGAACGGCTCGTCGAGGGCGCGGTCCGGCGCCAGTACGCCGAGATGTTCGCCGCCTTCCCCCGGCCGACGTACGCCACGTACGGAAACGTCGACATCCCCGGCCTCTGGCCCGAGTACGCCGGCCCCGGCCTCACCGTGCTCGACGGCCAGCGGGCCGAGATCGGCGGCCGGGTCTTCGGCTTCGTCGGGGGCGGACTGCCCTCGCCGATGCGCACGCCCTACGAGGTGCCCGAGGAGGAGTACGCCGCCAAGGTGGAGGCGCTGGGCGAGGTCGACGTGCTGTGCTCGCACATCCCGCCGGACGTGCCGGAGCTCTGCTACGACACGGTCGCGCGGCGCTTCGAGCGGGGGAGCGGGGCGCTGCTCGCCGCGATCCGCCGGATGAAGCCCCGGTACGCGCTCTTCGGCCACGTCCACCAGCCGCTCGCCCGGCGGATGCGGATCGGCGCCACCGAGTGCGTGAACGTCGGGCACTTCGCCGCCACGGGAAGGCCGTGGGCCCTGGAGTGGTGAGGTCTTGACGCGCGATAGCCTTCACGCGGCGGCCCAGTGCCGTCCGCACACTTCCTCGAACTCCCCCCGGAGGAGCGACCGCGATGGCGGAACACACCAGCTCGAGCATCATGATCGAGGCGCCCCCTGCCGACGTCATGGCCGTGATCGCCGACTTCGCCCGCTACCCGGAGTGGACCGGTGAGGTGAAGGAGGCCGAGGTGCTGGCCAAGGACGACGCCGGCCGGGCCTCCCTCGTCCGCCTGCTGCTCGACGCGGGCGCGATCAAGGACGACCACACGCTGGCGTACACCTGGCCCGCCGAGAACACGGTCAGCTGGACGCTGGACAAGTCCCAGATGCTGAGGCAGCTCGACGGGTCCTACCAGCTGGCGGCGGTCGCGGGCGGTGCGCGCACCGAGGTGACGTATTCGCTGACCGTGGACGTCAAGATCCCCATGCTCGGCATGATCAAGCGCAAGGCGGAGAAGGTCATCATCGACCGCGCGCTGGCGGGCCTGAAGAAGCGCGTGGAGAGCCACCCCGGCAAGCCTTCTTAACACGGAGCTCGCACCGCTCGGCCCTTGCGGGCCTCCCGGGCTTCGCCCCGCTGCGCCGAACTCCGTCCGGCGGTGGCCGGGCGGGGCTGCCGCCACCGCCGTCCCGGCGCGGGCCGGTGGGCGGGTGCGGGTGGTTCGGCCCTGCGGGGCTGGGTCCCCTACCCGCCCTTCGCCCGTTCCCCGGGGCTGGGCCCCGGACCCCCGCTCCTCAAACGCCGGAGGGGCTGGATTTTGCCGGTCAGGGCTGGATGGCGCGGAGCGCCATTTCAGCCGTCCGGCGTTTGAGGACCGGGGTCTGGGGCGGAGCCCCAGGGTCTTTCCGGGTCCGGGCAGCGCCCGGGGAACGGTGGAAGGGCGGGTAGGGGACTTCTGCCTTGCCCCGCGCAGCGGCACACCCGCAGCCGGGGGCGGCCCCGGGGGCGTGGCAGGCTGGCGGGGGTCGCCGGACGCCCCGCCGGGGAGCAGGGGCCAGGTACACGCGGAGCTAGGAGCAGCATGCACACCCTTCTCGTCACCGGCCCCGGCGGCGCCGGGCGGAGCACCGTCGCAGCGGCCACCGCACTCGCCGCCGCCCGCCAGGGCCACCGGGTGCTCCTGCTCACCGCCGGCCCCACCGACCCGCCCGTCACGACGCACGGCACGCTCAGCGTGGCCCGCGTCGACTCCGGCGAAGAGTTCCGGCGCGAGCTCGTCGAGCTCCAGGAGCGCGGCTCCGCGGTGCTGGGGATGCTCGGCGCCCGCCCCCTGCACGCCGACGAGATCACCGAACTGCCCGGCGCCGAGCAGTTCGCCCTGCTCCGCGCCCTGCGGCGGGCCGCGGCCGAGCCCGGCACCGACCTCCTGGTGGTCGACATGCCCCCGCTGCACCAGGCGATCACCACCCTCGCGCTCCCCGCCCAGCTCCGCCGCTACCTCGCCCGGCTGCTCCCCGCGGAGCGCCAGGCGGCCCGTGCCCTGCGCCCCGTACTGGCCCAGCTCGCCGGTGTCCCGATGCCCGCGCAGTGGCTGTACGAGGCCGCCGCCCGCTGGGACGAGGACCTGGCGGCCGTCCAGGACGTCCTGGAGGCCCCCACCACCTCCGTACGGCTCGTCGCCGAACCGGGACCCGCCGCCGACGCCGCGCTGCGCCTGGGCAGGCTCGGGCTCGCCCTGTACCGGCTGCCCGTCTCGGCGCTCGTCGCCAACCGGATGCTGCCCGCCGGATCCACGGACCCGTGGCTCGCGGGACTCGCCGCCCAGCAGGAGAAGTACGCCACCCAGTGGGCCGGCGACGGGAGCCTCCCGGTGCTCCCCGTACCCCACCTGGGCCGGGACCCGCACGGCCCCGAGGACCTGGCGGAGCTGGCCCCGGCCCCCGCCCCGGCGATCGCGCCCCGCCCCGCCTGGGCCGTCGAGGACCGGATCGCCGAGGACGGGGTGCTGCTGTGGCGGGTCCCGCTGCCCGGCGCCGAGAAGCGGGAGCTCGGCCTGGTCCGGCGCGGGGACGAGCTGCTGCTCACGGTGGGCCCGTACCGCAGGATCGTTCCCCTGCCCGCCGCGCTGCGCCGCTGCACCGTCTCCGGGGCCGCCCTCGCCGACGGCGAGCTCCGCATCCGCTTCACCCCGGAC harbors:
- a CDS encoding glycosyltransferase family 4 protein, translated to MDKTLIVTNDFPPRPGGIQAFLHNMALRLDPDRVVVYASTWKHSAEARAATAAFDAEQPFQVVRDRTTMLLPTPRVTRRAVGLLREHGCSSVWFGAAAPLGLMGPALRRAGARRIVATTHGHEAGWAQLPVARGLLRRIGEGTDTLTYLGEYTRSRIAPALTDRAAARMTQLPPGVDEKTFHPGSGGAEVRARLGLTDRPVVVCVSRLVPRKGQDTLIEAMPRILAALPDAVLLIVGGGPYEADLRALAAKAGVAESVVFTGAVPWSELPAHYGAGDVFAMPCRTRRGGLDVEGLGIVYLEASATGLPVIAGDSGGAPDAVLDGETGWVVPGGAPAETAERVLALLRDPALRARMGERGRAWVEEKWRWDLLAERLRELL
- a CDS encoding GMC oxidoreductase, encoding MTPNLTRRHVLGLGALQTAAALGFTRIGLQSAAAAEPAAATYAPAIVVGSGYGSAVAALRLGQAGVRTVVLEMGRLWDTPGADGKVFPATSAPDQRSMWFRNRTEAPLAQFLWLDVVNRNISPYPGVLDRVNYGDMSVYVGRGVGGGSLVNGGMAPTPKRSYFTEVMPRVDADEMYGTYYPRARAMLGVNDIDPAWFESTEWYRFARISRKHAQKTGLKTTFVPNVYDFEYMKREAAGTATRSALAGEVIYGNNHGKKSVDKTYLAAALGTGNVTIETMQRVVGVRQDPAGGYVLTVQTSDLTGRVTQVRELGCKQLFLGAGSLGTTEILLRARETGTLPGLNDKVGLGWGHNGNVMTARANHLWDTVGANQATMPALGIDDWDNASNPVFAEIAPLPMGFEHWISMYLAITKNPERGHFTYDAASDSAKLRWTRDQNTPSVQAAKRLFDRINRANFTIYRYDLFGDNKNFADNFTYHPLGGCVLGDATDDFGRVKGYQGLYVTDSSLIPGSLGVNPFVTVTALAERNMARVLAEDPR
- a CDS encoding NYN domain-containing protein; this translates as MVEPASGAEPADGPGDAAEVLDRPLPEGVRRRVVALVSDAFGGLTVADLPAQLRQYARFTPTRRAKFAGNAMATAVESDPVFRGRVAEKFRETQADLASALESGAPPAAADPLDVAAAAYVLRPAGWVKLVAAAGEEAQRADAERVDEEARREMERLREELAHVRELQRTGVDQVRAELDAARKEAESLQRKLRSALSDVKRGDAALRKINAEVDGIRAEAAAQVTTAESETRRLKSRLAEVESALETSRRATREGRSIEDMRLRLLLDTVLDAAAGLRRELALPPVSTRPADTVEAVEPGRMTPKDIAARALSETDPALLDQLLALPQAHLVVDGYNVTKTGYPTMPLEKQRLRLLGGLSMLAAQTGAEMTCVFDGAELAAPVLLAPPRGVRVLFSKAGVTADELIRQLVRAEPAGRPVVVVSTDREVADGVAKAGARPVTSALLLKRLSRVS
- a CDS encoding C40 family peptidase; this translates as MASHRRPKPPTRMRTTVLGVTAAAAVVLSGQAAHAAPAKPSKDEVKAKVDALYEEAEQATEKFNGAKERQDKLETEIGQLQDQVARGQEDLNALRGTLGSMASAQYRSGGIDQSLALFLSADPDSYLDKASTLEQLSGKQVEAVQKIQAKQRTLAQQRQEAAGKLTDLDATRKELGEKKKASQDKLAEAQALLNTLTAQERAQIKDEDSRASRSAGERVPDLGNAKPSGRAGAALAAAQTKIGSAYISGHEGPNTFDCSGLTQWAYKQAGVNISRTTFTQINDGTRIGKSQLQPGDLVFFYGDLHHVGLYAGGNQVLHASNPRSGVKYESINNMPFQFGVRVG
- a CDS encoding AMP-dependent synthetase/ligase, coding for MREFSLPALYEVPSDGNLTDLIRRNAAQHPDVAVMARKVGGAWQDVTATQFLAEVRSAAKGLIAAGIRPGDRVALISRTRYEWVLIDFAIWSAGAVTVPVYETSSPEQIQWILGDSGAVAVVVESPGHAAAVAALRDRLPELREVWEIEQGALETLKAAGAGISDAEVDERSALAGADDPATIVYTSGTTGRPKGCVLTHRSFFAECGNIVARLRPLFRTGECSVLLFLPAAHVFGRLVEVAAVLAPIRLGCVPDIKNLTDELQSFRPTLILGVPRVFEKVYNSARAKAQADGKGKIFDAAAETAIAYSRALDLPGGPSLGLKLKHKVFSKLVYSKLHTVLGGRGEYAISGGAPLGERLGHFFRGIGFTVLEGYGLTESCAATAFNPWDKTKIGTVGQPLPGSVVRIADDGEVLLHGEHIFKEYWNNPTATADALTDGWFHTGDVGTLDEDGYLAITGRKKELIVTAGGKNVAPAVIEDRIRAHALVAECMVVGDARPFVAALVTIDEEFLGRWAAEHGKPAGVTAADLREDADLIAAVQKAVDDGNAAVSKAESVRKFRILPSQFTEESGHITPSLKLKRNVVAKDFADEIEALYRG
- a CDS encoding C40 family peptidase, coding for MASHRRSGPSALDRNTKVTVLTAAAAGAAVVMSGAPAGAAPGLPQEPSAGTRAQVDRLFEEAEQATERFNQAGERAGRLRTEVDRIQDAVARGQDRINTMRGVLGAYAGAQYRAGSIDPAVELMLSEDPDDYLAKASALDRLSGHQARQLDELRSEQRRLGQERQEASRKLSELDSLRAAVAKEKRAVTAKLAAARRLLNAMPTQERADFDRASRSGGRPDALPELPDPAASGPSSGRAATAVMAARSAVGRPYVWGSTGPSGFDCSGLMVWSYRQAGVALPRTSQAQRHAGRRVPLSQARPGDLVTYRSDASHVGMYVGNGQVVHAPYPGARVRYDPVGMMPVSSVTRP